A DNA window from Andrena cerasifolii isolate SP2316 chromosome 16, iyAndCera1_principal, whole genome shotgun sequence contains the following coding sequences:
- the Lubel gene encoding linear Ubiquitin E3 ligase isoform X1, with product MNNPGAEKWRPMAISNPSTRLRMARSMPHWVMAQQQKEAEQHHRRPPTPPKLPPPSLSGDCGDPDYEIIEFPTRPQADKSSAPGTSPNKCALCGTDNVFARCDTCKGNYCEACDDMNHKHPKRRSHVRRRILTDLGTRTRPPLPPKGESMSSPPPIPPPRRNRKNAQAKSAQSQGSTNLSLIERVGSLKRTVPNTGRPLSATIDTKTVSKSTQSVNAASVEGSGGSNTDKMSTLQERYRKYQEAMRAQDVNRRRHTAADISRDTLNARPLSMGSPKAAPPVPPPPPPRAMIQSASVCDLSSPHTWNPGMHQAQSMAHLGPGGMPMMWYPPNGPWDMTMSGSTMSLNHPAMWGYPMGYPPSQLLPPQYPGSVSRPHSPARSVKSSRRSRAASPSPSLKSRKSLASRSRSRRSQGSPSDASSEDSGESDLDDRLSRSSRGTRRGSVSRNVRQRSYHEEEASRSLLTRNRRERLMSEERMTSTEDQWSEGHPSKRYSTSSMSYDDFQNNTLNSRRRYDQDERRASKLEPRVDRVENGNYRDRRRKSTDDESDRRSNLPPRSRVTSSSDDHFEKVEVAPPRRDEVVYPKRASSVRRDSGLDESERLSRRGSRRSSIESDAQASTRASSASRRNQVSDRMHKEDAEKLPRTVTKNQRSREPSRDRETLPKREASLRRDLSIDDADRSARRSSGRSSLESDRKTPSQDAPPRKLQESEEASRAGSRNQEAEAREAKRSVEREKRVEESPQRKSLEQAVKGPANTASLVKEESRGPINETTGKEVPEETKMEIPKEEWACEHCTFINNVNDRVCVVCCKTKSSALPPSSEETVEDVPSSLSEAPKSESVTTASNLSNPSPDLEKRTSLLKISNSEESGDSGPPKSKDTATQEDSPAVVAGKAPSEGSSVTKDTLVTKAASAATDSAQDASSVVSSKVNDEERAESPVKRPMLGNIPKSHSVSTGTSPPPQSISTQTYDYLPARGNAGFGRTASASKGLLYYDDSDVERLLQEQTRFANSPDLYPRAIQEQYLQQLISGPSRDRTRRNSIDSTHLYYRSREPSQPRFVEAGPSGQGVSTLTRQGLEVVELLREAERHGYSTDDVQVALSQGASNPIEWLKTQWPHLVETVLVLATTQGKELNENNIGVLTVAEAKEALRLAKGDAWNAVAIAIQRRQQKCEDVMKKGNFAMAEVVKAMENNAGAEDAALFELQKNQLKPFLMRIWGPPVGVENDEAAPREDAAGAVGGETGVPEQVPSVTDAEARKQVMSPIVENFVALQADFQKQLAALRQLTDNWQHDKDPLNAPGNKPDNLYQSSDDDRTVLIDKNLVPRAVQDPDVAVDVKAQDTIGPSQQSRPATIDEPKLTLVKHDAAIGTPSAPALIKNDQNVPIINRVDEKIEKASKPPADSSTQNVDSEKVEAEMISEPDKVAADGLNESRASNLNEEDRNDDSQREGASVSSPGVEKDKPSMGVEAEANDASSSKGSVEGVKNVASEVAQAEIEGIVPEGSEASQKDPVPGQKSVQVDKDSSLENSLPENIESGAEAPLQTTTQSNAPHQDATVSEEIKTPEQASQSPETMEKEETIAPSSESSAEDSAAEIPEELRSASITLGDSSSPERSSESASREAPRKSNEAHVATMEALISVVKSLPEQLLGPFMSAMQMLSPRKSIEIEPAKPFDAAPFDPRTKAADGKKQEIKAKPFENPRGDGAKLGPEAGAAEKETAEETMESASATSETTAADVKKLQQLETRIARRLLAEGKASSYDEAEVAASLLALKFGDVEALHAAKECSSVEAALAFLQQECELCTGRFAMSQMISMLKCVHRCCNECAKNYFTIQISDRNITDAVCPFCKEPNLKDANEDEVLEYFSNLDIQLKTLLDSPIHELFQRKLRDRTLMQDPNFKWCIQCSSGFYADRDQKRLICPDCRSVTCAFCRRPWEKQHEGITCEQFAAWKDENDPDNQAAGLAKHLADNGIDCPKCKFRYSLSRGGCMHFTCSQCKYEFCCGCGKAFMMGAKCSVSPYCAKLGLHAHHPRNCLFYLRDKEPAQLQQLLRDNGIEYDTEGPAGESKCKVQLQKETPTGVVDAVCNSDVVEGHAGLCRIHYIEHLVRKIRTAQLEPLPLLNVDDLETCVKRAGAKLPPNWQHYIEYLAGLVLKGKLDPVAIFDLNDAKQELRRRGKVPPAKDQEMSERDYLEACIQVVRKEIPLE from the exons ATGAAT AACCCGGGAGCTGAAAAATGGCGCCCGATGGCCATCTCGAATCCATCGACCCGGTTGCGCATGGCGAGGTCCATGCCCCACTGGGTAATG GCGCAGCAACAGAAGGAAGCGGAACAGCATCATCGACGACCACCGACCCCACCGAAGCTACCACCACCGTCGCTCTCTGGCGATTGTGGTGACCCAGACTACGAGATCATCGAATTCCCGACCCGACCGCAAGCAGACAAGTCCTCGGCACCGGGCACCAGCCCCAACAAATGCGCCCTCTGCGGCACGGACAACGTCTTCGCACGTTGCGACACCTGCAAGGGTAACTACTGCGAGGCCTGCGACGACATGAATCACAAGCACCCGAAACGAAGGAGCCACGTTCGAAGGAGGATCCTCACGGATCTGGGGACCAGGACAAGACCCCCGCTGCCGCCTAAAGGGGAGAGCATGTCCAGCCCGCCCCCGATACCGCCGCCCAGGCGGAATCGCAAGAACGCTCAG GCTAAATCGGCGCAAAGCCAGGGCTCCACGAATCTCTCCTTGATCGAGAGAGTCGGCAGCTTGAAGCGAACGGTACCGAACACCGGCAGGCCGCTGTCGGCGACGATAGACACGAAAACGGTGTCGAAGTCCACGCAATCGGTGAACGCCGCTTCCGTCGAAGGATCCGGAGGATCGAACACCGACAAAATGTCCACGCTCCAG GAAAGGTACAGGAAATATCAGGAAGCGATGCGAGCGCAGGACGTGAACAGGAGGAGGCACACCGCCGCTGACATTTCGAGGGACACGTTGAACGCGAGGCCGCTGAGCATGGGCAGCCCTAAAGCTGCTCCACCTGTGCCACCTCCACCACCGCCTAGAGCTATGATACAGTCGGCGAGCGTGTGCGATTTATCGTCACCGCATACGTGGAACCCTGGCATGCATCAG GCCCAATCCATGGCTCACTTAGGCCCAGGAGGCATGCCCATGATGTGGTACCCACCAAATGGCCCCTGGGATATGACGATGAGTGGCTCCACGATGAGCCTCAACCACCCAGCAATGTGGGGCTACCCTATGGGATATCCCCCATCGCAATTGCTACCACCACAGTACCCAGGCTCGGTATCTAGGCCACACAGTCCCGCCAGAAGCGTGAAATCGAGCCGGAGGTCTAGAGCAGCTTCCCCGTCGCCTAGCTTGAAATCTAGAAAATCGTTAGCCTCCAGATCTCGATCGAGGAGATCGCAGGGGTCGCCGTCTGACGCTAGTTCAGAGGACTCCGGGGAGTCGGACCTGGACGACAGGCTCTCACGCAGCTCCAGAGGAACCAGACGCGGCAGTGTGTCCAGGAACGTCAGGCAGAGGAGCTACCACGAGGAAGAAGCAAGTAGGAGTCTGTTGACCAGGAATCGTCGCGA GCGACTGATGTCTGAGGAGAGGATGACGAGCACAGAGGACCAATGGTCCGAGGGCCACCCTAGCAAACGGTACTCGACGTCCTCCATGAGCTACGACGACTTCCAGAACAACACTCTAAACTCTCGACGACGGTACGACCAAGATGAGCGGAGAGCCTCGAAGCTGGAGCCACGAGTCGATCGGGTTGAAAACGGCAACTATCGCGATCGCCGAAGAAAAAGCACCGACGACGAGTCTGACAGACGGTCCAACCTACCACCTCGGTCCAGGGTCACCAGTTCCTCCGACGATCACTTCGAGAAAGTGGAGGTCGCCCCTCCCAGAAGGGACGAAGTGGTGTACCCAAAAAGAGCGTCCTCTGTGAGAAGGGACTCGGGTTTGGATGAATCTGAGAGACTCTCCCGTCGGGGTTCTCGAAGGTCCTCCATCGAGAGCGACGCGCAGGCCTCGACAAGGGCGTCTTCAGCCTCCAGGAGGAACCAGGTGTCGGATAGAATGCACAAAGAGGACGCTGAAAAGCTGCCACGCACTGTGACGAAGAATCAGCGAAGTCGTGAACCGTCTCGCGATCGAGAGACGCTACCAAAGAGAGAAGCTTCCCTGAGAAGAGACTTGTCAATCGATGATGCGGACAGATCCGCCAGGAGAAGTTCTGGAAGATCTTCCTTGGAATCTGATAGGAAAACCCCGTCGCAAGATGCTCCTCCTAGAAAGCTGCAAGAGAGCGAAGAGGCGTCGCGAGCAGGTAGCAGGAACCAGGAAGCAGAAGCTCGAGAAGCCAAACGTTCCGTGGAAAGGGAGAAGCGAGTGGAAGAGAGTCCCCAAAGAAAGTCACTGGAGCAAGCGGTTAAAGGTCCTGCGAATACAGCCTCGCTCGTGAAAGAAGAGAGCCGTGGGCCAATAAATGAAACGACAGGAAAAGAAGTTCCAGAGGAAACGAAAATGGAGATACCGAAGGAGGAGTGGGCCTGCGAGCACTGCACTTTTATAAACAATGTTAACGACCGCGTCTGCGTGGTATGTTGCAAAACGAAGAGCAGCGCGTTGCCACCCAGCAGCGAAGAGACTGTAGAGGATGTTCCAAGTAGTTTGAGCGAGGCACCGAAGAGTGAGTCAGTGACGACGGCGAGCAACCTTAGCAACCCTAGCCCAGACTTGGAGAAGAGGACGAGTTTGTTAAAGATATCGAACAGCGAAGAGAGCGGGGACAGTGGCCCTCCAAAGAGCAAAG ATACCGCGACGCAGGAAGATTCGCCTGCGGTCGTTGCGGGGAAGGCACCTTCCGAAGGTTCGTCGGTAACGAAAGACACGTTGGTAACTAAAGCTGCGTCAGCGGCTACTGACAGCGCACAAGATGCTTCCAGTGTCGTTTCTTCGAAAGTGAATGACGAGGAGCGTGCAGAGTCGCCTGTCAAGCGACCAATGCTAGGGAACATTCCAAAAAGCCACTCGGTGTCCACGGGAACGTCCCCTCCGCCTCAGAGCATTTCGACACAA ACCTACGACTACCTACCAGCGCGAGGAAACGCGGGATTCGGAAGAACAGCGTCCGCCTCGAAGGGACTATTGTACTACGATGACAGTGACGTGGAG CGTCTGTTACAGGAGCAGACCAGGTTCGCCAACAGCCCTGACCTGTACCCTCGCGCCATCCAGGAGCAGTATCTTCAGCAGCTCATCAGCGGCCCCAGCAGGGATCGAACCAGGCGAAACTCCATCGACTCCACCCACCTTTATTACCGTTCCAGG GAGCCGAGCCAGCCTAGATTCGTGGAGGCTGGGCCTAGCGGGCAGGGAGTGTCGACGTTGACGCGGCAGGGCTTGGAAGTCGTGGAGCTTCTGAGGGAGGCTGAAAGGCACGGTTACTCCACGGACGATGTCCAGGTGGCTCTGTCGCAGGGAGCTAGCAACCCCATCGAGTGGCTCAAGACACAGTGGCCGCATTTGGTGGAGACCGTGCTGGTTCTGGCGACCACGCAGGGGAAAGAGTTGAACGAGAACAATATCGGGGTGCTTACAGTCGCTGAAGCGAAGGAGGCCTTGAGATTGGCCAAAGGTGACGCTTGGAACGCCGTCGCCATTGCGATTCAACGTAGACAGCAAAAG TGCGAGGATGTGATGAAGAAAGGTAACTTCGCGATGGCGGAAGTCGTCAAGGCTATGGAGAATAACGCGGGTGCCGAGGACGCGGCTTTGTTCGAGCTGCAAAAGAATCAGCTCAAGCCGTTTCTCATGAGGATTTGGGGTCCTCCGGTTGGGGTGGAGAACGACGAGGCTGCACCGCGGGAAG ATGCGGCAGGTGCGGTCGGTGGTGAAACGGGTGTTCCCGAACAGGTTCCCAGCGTGACGGACGCGGAAGCGCGGAAGCAGGTAATGTCAccaattgttgaaaatttcgTGGCGTTGCAGGCCGACTTTCAAAAGCAACTGGCGGCCCTCAGACAGCTGACCGATAACTGGCAACACGATAAAGACCCCCTGAACGCTCCCGGTAATAAGCCTGACAATCTCTATCAAAGTAGCGACGACGATCGGACAGTTCTAATCGATAAAAATCTGGTCCCAAGGGCCGTACAAGACCCCGATGTAGCCGTTGACGTTAAAGCGCAGGATACGATCGGCCCCAGCCAACAATCGAGGCCAGCCACTATAGACGAGCCTAAACTAACGCTAGTTAAACACGACGCCGCGATTGGAACCCCTAGTGCACCTGCTTTAATTAAAAACGATCAGAACGTTCCTATAATAAACAGAGTAGACGAGAAAATCGAGAAAGCTTCGAAGCCGCCAGCGGACTCGTCGACGCAGAATGTAGATAGCGAGAAAGTAGAAGCTGAAATGATTTCAGAGCCTGATAAAGTCGCGGCGGATGGATTGAACGAGTCACGAGCAAGCAATCTCAATGAGGAGGATAGAAACGACGACAGCCAGAGAGAAGGAGCGAGTGTCTCGTCGCCTGGTGTTGAAAAAGATAAGCCATCAATGGGAGTAGAAGCTGAAGCAAACGACGCGAGTAGTTCGAAAGGAAGTGTAGAAGGAGTGAAAAACGTGGCTTCAGAGGTAGCTCAGGCAGAAATCGAAGGAATAGTTCCTGAGGGAAGCGAAGCGTCCCAGAAGGATCCTGTTCCTGGTCAAAAGTCTGTGCAAGTTGATAAAGACTCCTCTCTAGAAAACTCTCTACCAGAGAACATAGAATCTGGAGCTGAAGCTCCATTACAAACTACTACTCAATCTAATGCACCTCACCAAGACGCGACAGTTTCCGAAGAAATTAAAACGCCTGAGCAAGCTTCTCAATCGCCAGAGACAATGGAAAAGGAAGAAACGATTGCTCCATCCAGCGAGTCCAGCGCTGAGGACTCAGCCGCAGAGATCCCTGAAGAACTACGATCAGCATCGATTACGCTGGGAGACAGTTCATCGCCAGAGCGATCCAGCGAGAGCGCCTCGCGAGAAGCCCCTCGTAAAAGTAACGAAGCGCATGTGGCCACGATGGAAGCGCTGATATCTGTGGTGAAATCGCTGCCAGAGCAATTACTGGGCCCGTTCATGTCGGCGATGCAAATGTTATCGCCGAGGAAGTCCATCGAAATCGAACCAGCGAAGCCTTTCGACGCGGCGCCGTTCGATCCTCGAACAAAAGCAGCGGATGGGAAAAAGCAGGAGATAAAAGCGAAGCCTTTTGAAAACCCTCGCGGGGACGGCGCGAAACTTGGGCCGGAAGCGGGGGCCGCGGAGAAAGAGACAGCTGAAGAAACAATGGAATCCGCGAGCGCAACATCCGAAACGACCGCAGCCGACGTGAAAAAGCTGCAGCAGCTCGAAACG AGAATAGCTCGTCGCCTGTTAGCGGAGGGCAAGGCGTCGAGCTACGACGAGGCGGAGGTCGCGGCCAGTTTGCTGGCTTTAAAATTCGGGGACGTCGAGGCCCTCCACGCGGCCAAGGAGTGCTCGAGCGTGGAAGCTGCGCTGGCCTTCTTGCAGCAGGAGTGCGAGCTGTGCACGGGTCGTTTCGCGATGAGTCAG ATGATATCCATGCTGAAATGCGTGCACCGTTGCTGCAACGAGTGCGCCAAGAACTACTTCACGATCCAGATCAGCGACAGGAACATCACGGACGCGGTCTGCCCGTTCTGCAAGGAGCCAAATCTCAAGGACgccaacgaggacgaggtcctGGAGTACTTCAGCAACCTGGACATACAGCTGAAGACGCTGCTGGACTCGCCCATCCACGAACTCTTCCAGAGGAAGCTGAGGGACAGAACGCTGATGCAGGATCCAAACTTCAAGTGGTGCATTCAG TGCTCGAGCGGGTTTTACGCGGACCGCGATCAGAAGCGATTGATTTGCCCCGATTGTCGCTCGGTCACGTGCGCCTTCTGCCGAAGACCG TGGGAGAAGCAGCACGAGGGAATTACGTGCGAGCAGTTCGCGGCATGGAAAGACGAGAACGACCCGGATAATCAAGCCGCTGGTTTAGCCAAGCACCTGGCGGATAACGGCATAGATTGTCCCAAATGCAAATTCCGCTACTCCTTGTCTAGGGGAG GTTGCATGCACTTCACGTGCAGCCAGTGCAAGTACGAGTTCTGTTGCGGCTGCGGCAAGGCGTTCATGATGGGAGCGAAGTGCTCGGTCAGCCCGTATTGCGCGAAGCTGGGCCTCCACGCTCATCATCCCCGGAACTGCCTCTTCTACCTGCGCGATAAGGAGCCGGCGCAGTTGCAACAGTTGCTGCGGGATAATGGGATCGAGTACGACACCGAGGGGCCGGCCGGGGAATCCAAGTGTAAAGTGCAGTTGCAGAAAGAGACTCCCACCGGCGTTGTGGACGCGGTGTGCAACTCGGACGTCGTTGAGGGACACGCCGGCTTGTGCAG GATCCATTACATCGAGCACCTAGTGCGAAAGATTCGCACCGCCCAGCTGGAGCCGCTCCCGTTGTTAAACGTGGACGATCTCGAAACGTGCGTGAAACGCGCGGGGGCGAAATTACCGCCGAATTG GCAGCACTACATTGAGTACTTGGCGGGCCTGGTACTGAAGGGCAAGCTGGATCCCGTGGCGATCTTTGACTTGAACGACGCCAAGCAAGAGCTGCGCCGCCGGGGAAAAGTTCCCCCTGCGAAGGACCAGGAAATGTCCGAGCGGGATTATCTCGAGGCGTGCATTCAG GTTGTGCGGAAAGAGATTCCATTGGAATGA